In Sinorhizobium sojae CCBAU 05684, a single window of DNA contains:
- a CDS encoding FitA-like ribbon-helix-helix domain-containing protein yields MAILTVRNVPDEVHRALRVRAAMHGRSTEAEVRDILESVVKPEQRVRMGDALAEVGRRLGLTNDDFAVFDEVRDKAPAEPMRFE; encoded by the coding sequence ATGGCGATCCTGACAGTGAGGAATGTGCCCGATGAGGTGCATCGCGCTTTACGCGTGCGTGCGGCGATGCACGGCCGCAGCACCGAGGCGGAAGTCCGTGACATTCTGGAAAGTGTGGTAAAGCCCGAGCAGCGCGTTCGCATGGGGGATGCCTTGGCTGAGGTCGGCCGGCGGCTGGGACTGACCAATGATGATTTCGCAGTGTTTGATGAGGTACGTGACAAGGCGCCGGCGGAGCCAATGAGGTTTGAATGA
- a CDS encoding ABC transporter substrate-binding protein, translating to MTTTVKLAGGAQGFNWLPVFVAEEQGLFAKHGLKIEYLRMGSVDKATTAVLEGVADLAITPPEGAVSNYINGGELRVVGSNSNRLPMSIVAHPSIDSIAELRGKKVGTSSLTEGTAIYTQLLLGREGLKYPGDYEFALAGVHTKRWEALLAGAIDCAPQPAPWNFIAEAAGYNLIGEVNDAIPEIVFAALIAAKSWLDANGETVGKLLKALAEAHAITNDPAKEEITLPIFQRITVPKDADLALRGLRYMRDMGMWPQGLAIPDRALETTVDLMIRAGLLEEGKRASAAGVFDSLYLQEALA from the coding sequence ATGACGACCACAGTCAAACTGGCGGGCGGTGCACAGGGTTTCAACTGGTTGCCGGTCTTCGTCGCCGAAGAGCAGGGCCTTTTCGCGAAACACGGGCTGAAGATCGAATATCTGCGCATGGGCAGCGTCGACAAGGCGACGACGGCCGTTCTGGAGGGCGTGGCGGATCTGGCGATTACCCCGCCGGAAGGGGCCGTTTCGAACTACATCAATGGCGGCGAATTGCGTGTTGTTGGGTCGAACTCGAACCGCCTTCCCATGTCGATCGTGGCGCATCCGTCGATCGACTCGATCGCCGAACTCAGGGGCAAGAAGGTCGGTACCTCGTCGCTTACGGAAGGCACGGCGATCTATACGCAGCTGCTGCTTGGCCGTGAAGGGTTGAAGTACCCGGGTGACTATGAGTTCGCGCTCGCCGGCGTACATACGAAGCGTTGGGAGGCTCTCCTGGCCGGAGCGATCGACTGTGCCCCACAGCCGGCGCCCTGGAACTTCATCGCTGAAGCCGCGGGATACAATCTGATCGGCGAGGTCAATGATGCGATCCCGGAAATCGTATTTGCAGCCCTCATCGCCGCGAAAAGCTGGCTTGATGCGAATGGCGAAACAGTGGGGAAGCTATTGAAAGCGCTCGCCGAAGCCCATGCGATCACCAACGATCCGGCGAAGGAGGAGATCACGCTGCCGATTTTCCAGCGCATCACCGTGCCGAAGGACGCCGATCTCGCGCTACGAGGGTTGCGCTACATGCGCGACATGGGCATGTGGCCGCAGGGCCTCGCCATTCCCGACAGAGCGCTCGAAACCACAGTGGACCTGATGATCCGCGCAGGTTTGCTTGAGGAAGGGAAGCGTGCGTCCGCCGCTGGAGTCTTCGATAGCCTCTACCTTCAAGAAGCGCTTGCGTGA
- a CDS encoding cytochrome P450 — protein MAYDASALTGANLYNDPYPVYARLRSEAPVALFEGTNEYFVTRYDDCRTVGATNRVFGPSGAADRPEARVMGMPNVLTMSGDEHACLREGIDLNLTQERVRSYVERLTLPVVQCFLDEIKPKGEANLTTELFEPISVRCIGDVIGLTETSNDNLVEWFHAMALGLQNVSNDQAVWDRLDAALADIDNQLGALYEAALSKPNSTLMSHVMHGGMPDGQVRSLKEISPTMRVIILGGLQEPGHAAANACAGLLSNLEQAKVMAEDPSAHALRAFDEGLRWIAPIGVTPRIALEDFEIAGTTIPAGSSVAIVMGSANRDEARFDNPDRFDMFRKKKQHVSFGFRPHFCSGHFLSRAMGEIALQEAFRQLPNLRLDPEQEIKAKGWRFRGVNVLPAKWDA, from the coding sequence ATGGCATATGACGCGTCAGCACTGACGGGCGCAAATCTGTACAACGACCCGTACCCGGTCTATGCGCGGCTGCGGAGCGAGGCGCCTGTTGCGCTCTTCGAGGGCACCAACGAGTATTTCGTTACCCGTTATGACGATTGCCGCACAGTTGGTGCGACCAACAGGGTCTTCGGGCCGTCCGGTGCTGCGGATCGACCCGAGGCACGCGTCATGGGCATGCCGAACGTCCTGACCATGTCAGGCGACGAGCATGCCTGCCTGCGCGAAGGCATCGACCTCAACCTAACGCAGGAGCGGGTGCGTTCCTATGTCGAGCGCCTCACGCTTCCGGTGGTCCAGTGCTTCCTTGACGAGATCAAGCCCAAAGGCGAGGCGAATCTCACGACGGAGCTCTTCGAGCCGATCTCGGTGCGCTGCATTGGCGACGTGATCGGGCTGACTGAGACTTCGAATGACAATCTCGTCGAGTGGTTTCACGCAATGGCCCTCGGCCTGCAGAACGTATCCAACGATCAGGCGGTCTGGGACCGGCTCGACGCAGCACTCGCGGATATCGATAACCAGCTTGGCGCGCTTTATGAAGCGGCATTGTCGAAGCCGAACAGCACGCTGATGAGCCATGTCATGCATGGCGGCATGCCCGATGGGCAGGTTCGCAGCCTGAAGGAAATCTCGCCGACAATGCGGGTCATCATCTTGGGCGGACTGCAGGAGCCGGGACATGCGGCTGCAAATGCTTGCGCGGGACTGCTTTCCAATCTCGAGCAGGCCAAAGTCATGGCCGAAGACCCATCCGCACACGCGCTCAGGGCCTTTGACGAGGGACTGCGCTGGATAGCACCGATCGGAGTGACCCCGCGCATCGCGCTTGAAGATTTCGAGATTGCCGGCACCACTATCCCCGCAGGCTCATCGGTTGCCATCGTGATGGGGTCCGCGAACCGCGACGAAGCGCGCTTCGACAATCCGGACCGGTTCGACATGTTCCGCAAGAAGAAGCAGCACGTGTCCTTCGGCTTCCGGCCGCATTTCTGCTCGGGCCATTTCCTGTCGCGCGCCATGGGCGAGATCGCCCTTCAGGAAGCCTTTCGGCAACTGCCGAACCTGCGCCTCGATCCTGAACAGGAGATCAAAGCCAAGGGCTGGCGCTTCCGCGGCGTGAACGTGCTGCCGGCGAAGTGGGACGCGTGA
- a CDS encoding ABC transporter permease, producing MSIFRLLASRILLSVLTLLLVSILIFLILEALPGDVATRILGRDATAKALEVLRSQLHLDQPALVRYFQWLGDFLRGDLGVSIATGRPIADVLGPRIVNTLLLSLFAFVIYLVLAVVPAIIQAVNRGKAVDNIISVITLVLLSLPDFLLATMLLFLFAVAVPILPALATVSEASTWQEMLRAMVLPAVTLAIMMAVYAIRVLRDSLIEVLRSDYIRLAELKGLRPRAVLFRHALPNAVVPALNVTALNLGFLIGGVVIVERVFSYPGFGTLLIDALQLRDIPLIKATVMISAAVYVAANLVADVLAILLQPRLRASR from the coding sequence ATGAGTATTTTTCGTCTTCTCGCCAGCCGGATCCTGTTATCAGTGCTGACACTTCTTCTCGTCTCGATCCTGATCTTCTTGATCCTTGAGGCGCTTCCCGGCGACGTCGCCACCCGCATCCTCGGCCGTGATGCGACCGCCAAGGCGCTGGAGGTGCTGCGCAGCCAGCTCCATCTCGACCAGCCCGCGCTCGTGCGCTATTTCCAATGGCTCGGCGATTTCCTGCGCGGCGATCTCGGTGTGTCGATCGCCACCGGGAGACCAATCGCCGACGTGCTTGGCCCACGCATCGTTAACACGCTCCTCCTGTCACTCTTCGCCTTCGTGATCTATCTCGTGCTGGCGGTGGTTCCAGCCATCATCCAGGCGGTAAACCGCGGCAAGGCCGTCGATAACATCATCTCGGTCATCACACTCGTCCTACTATCCCTGCCGGACTTCCTGCTCGCGACGATGCTGCTCTTCCTGTTTGCCGTCGCCGTGCCGATCTTGCCGGCGCTGGCGACTGTCTCCGAGGCCAGCACCTGGCAGGAGATGCTGCGCGCCATGGTGCTGCCCGCTGTGACGCTCGCCATCATGATGGCGGTCTATGCCATCCGTGTACTACGCGACAGCCTGATCGAGGTGCTGCGCTCGGACTACATACGCCTTGCCGAGCTCAAGGGTCTGCGCCCCCGCGCCGTACTCTTCCGCCACGCTCTGCCTAACGCCGTCGTGCCGGCGCTCAACGTCACAGCGCTCAATCTCGGTTTTCTCATCGGCGGTGTCGTCATCGTCGAGCGCGTCTTCTCCTATCCCGGCTTCGGCACGCTGCTGATCGACGCGCTGCAACTGCGCGATATCCCTCTGATCAAGGCAACCGTCATGATCAGCGCTGCCGTCTATGTCGCCGCCAATCTCGTCGCCGACGTTCTCGCCATCCTGCTGCAACCGCGCCTGAGGGCAAGCCGATGA
- a CDS encoding ABC transporter permease — MTTITSNLAKRVPWLDIDRWRATPGPFRVGAVILLAHALFALAGVFWTPYGFAEMGAGLPLSGASWQHPMGLDQIGRDVFSRFMHGAHIVLLLAFAGTILGMVAGTTLGLLSGYIGGWFDEVTQRIVEAMISIPFLALALVLIIAAGPALAGEPVLIVFVVGLVYAPRIARIARAAAMEIATREYVAVAELRGEGIWSIVFREILPNAANVLLVEFSLRLSYAPILIGALGFLGFGIRPPTPEWGLMISENRNLLIASPVTVFGPGLGLASLVIGFNLFTDGLSRMLGQRPVAGA; from the coding sequence ATGACCACGATCACCTCCAATCTCGCCAAGCGCGTCCCCTGGCTCGACATCGACCGCTGGCGTGCCACGCCCGGTCCCTTCAGGGTCGGCGCGGTCATCCTTCTCGCCCACGCGCTCTTTGCCCTTGCCGGCGTGTTCTGGACGCCCTACGGCTTTGCCGAAATGGGTGCCGGCCTGCCGCTCTCGGGCGCCTCGTGGCAACACCCGATGGGTCTCGACCAGATCGGCCGCGATGTCTTCAGCCGCTTCATGCACGGCGCGCATATCGTGCTGCTGCTCGCCTTCGCCGGCACCATTCTCGGCATGGTCGCGGGCACCACGCTCGGTCTTCTGTCGGGCTATATCGGTGGCTGGTTCGACGAGGTTACCCAACGCATCGTCGAGGCTATGATCAGCATTCCTTTCCTGGCGCTCGCGCTGGTGCTGATCATCGCTGCCGGTCCCGCGCTTGCCGGCGAGCCGGTACTGATCGTCTTCGTCGTCGGCCTCGTCTATGCACCGCGCATCGCCCGCATCGCGCGCGCCGCCGCCATGGAAATCGCGACACGCGAATATGTCGCCGTCGCGGAGCTGCGCGGTGAAGGCATCTGGTCCATCGTCTTCCGCGAAATCCTCCCGAACGCTGCCAACGTGCTGCTCGTCGAGTTTTCGCTGCGCCTCAGCTATGCGCCCATCCTCATCGGCGCGCTTGGCTTCCTCGGCTTCGGCATCCGCCCGCCGACACCGGAATGGGGCCTGATGATCAGCGAGAACCGCAACCTGCTGATCGCCTCGCCGGTGACGGTGTTTGGTCCCGGCCTCGGCCTCGCCTCCCTCGTTATCGGATTCAACCTTTTCACCGATGGCCTGTCGCGCATGCTCGGCCAGCGGCCCGTTGCGGGAGCGTGA
- a CDS encoding type II toxin-antitoxin system VapC family toxin has product MIVLDTNVVSEAMKPAPNPVVHSWLNEQVAETLYLSSVTLAELMFGIGALPDGRRKKALSETLDGVLSLFGDRVLPFDIGAARHYAALAVKARAAGKGFPTPDGYIAAIAASKGFIIATRDVSPFEAAGLTVVNPWSNQRI; this is encoded by the coding sequence ATGATCGTCTTGGATACGAATGTCGTCTCCGAGGCGATGAAACCAGCCCCCAATCCGGTCGTGCACTCCTGGTTGAACGAGCAGGTCGCCGAGACCCTATATCTGTCCAGTGTGACGTTGGCCGAACTGATGTTTGGAATCGGTGCATTGCCGGATGGCCGGCGCAAGAAAGCCCTGAGCGAAACGCTTGACGGGGTGCTCTCACTGTTTGGCGATCGCGTATTGCCGTTCGACATCGGAGCTGCCCGGCACTATGCCGCCTTAGCAGTGAAGGCCCGAGCGGCCGGCAAGGGCTTCCCGACGCCCGACGGATATATTGCCGCCATTGCCGCCTCCAAGGGATTTATCATAGCGACGCGTGATGTAAGCCCCTTTGAAGCGGCAGGACTTACCGTCGTAAATCCTTGGAGTAATCAACGAATATAA
- a CDS encoding amidohydrolase family protein: protein MTLIIDCHGHFTTEPQKHHEFRKAQVAYAEGKAAERPAYLGISDDELYAIIEANQLRLQKERGSDLTIISPRASGMGHHIDDVAIANEWARISNDNIRRIVDMFPANFASVCQLPQTVNGDLTTVIAELEHCVEHGFVGCNLNPDPSGGRWSAPPIYDEWWDPLWQAMVALDVPAMIHVSGSCERCLHTTGAHYINADTAVFMQLIQGDLFERHPKLRLIIPHGGGAAPYHWGRYRGLSIMLEKPPLAEHLMHNLFFDTCVYHQAGIDTLFRVVDKKNILYGSELLGAVKAVDPETGHSFDDTKRYIDALDLSVEDRHAIFEGNARRVYPLLDKRLKSQGR from the coding sequence ATGACCCTGATTATCGATTGTCACGGCCACTTCACTACCGAGCCGCAGAAACATCACGAGTTCCGCAAGGCGCAGGTCGCCTATGCGGAAGGTAAAGCGGCCGAAAGGCCGGCCTATCTGGGCATTTCCGACGACGAGCTCTACGCGATCATCGAGGCGAACCAACTGCGGCTGCAGAAGGAGCGCGGCTCGGATCTGACTATCATAAGTCCCAGAGCCTCGGGGATGGGCCACCATATTGATGACGTGGCGATCGCCAACGAATGGGCGCGGATATCGAACGATAACATCAGGCGTATCGTGGATATGTTCCCGGCCAATTTCGCCAGTGTCTGCCAATTGCCACAAACGGTCAATGGGGATCTGACGACGGTGATTGCCGAGCTGGAGCATTGCGTCGAGCACGGCTTCGTCGGCTGCAATCTCAATCCGGATCCGTCGGGGGGGAGGTGGAGCGCGCCGCCAATCTATGACGAGTGGTGGGATCCACTATGGCAGGCCATGGTCGCGCTCGACGTGCCGGCGATGATCCATGTTTCGGGCTCCTGCGAACGCTGCCTGCACACGACCGGCGCCCATTACATCAACGCCGACACGGCCGTGTTCATGCAGTTGATACAGGGCGACCTTTTCGAGCGGCACCCGAAGCTGCGCCTGATCATCCCCCATGGTGGGGGTGCTGCACCCTATCACTGGGGACGCTACCGGGGTCTGTCGATCATGCTCGAAAAGCCGCCGTTGGCCGAGCACCTGATGCACAATCTGTTCTTCGACACCTGCGTCTACCACCAGGCCGGCATCGATACGCTGTTCCGCGTGGTGGACAAGAAGAACATCCTGTACGGATCCGAATTGCTCGGCGCCGTCAAGGCGGTGGACCCAGAAACGGGGCACAGCTTCGACGACACGAAGCGCTATATCGACGCGCTCGATCTCAGCGTCGAGGACCGGCACGCGATCTTCGAGGGCAATGCGCGGCGCGTCTATCCCTTGCTCGACAAGCGGCTCAAGTCGCAAGGCCGGTAA
- a CDS encoding ABC transporter ATP-binding protein, whose translation MQKLIEVRNLNIAYGSPARWTNVVQGVSFEIARGEAFGLVGESGCGKSTVAYRLLGYGTINSLVQTGEVLFDGIDLLKLDAKSLGRLRGNRIALVPQNPTTSLSPGMRVGSQIREMIATHKALPAGMTMQARIAELFALVGLPDVGHRYPHELSGGQQQRVTIAMAVACNPDLLVLDEPTTGLDVTTQRQIIQLLGDLRSRIGMAMLYVTHDLALLAQIADRVGVMYAGQLVEVAPCDQLLAAPAHPYSRGLIASIPTVDGTERQARGLRGMLRRDQMSTGCKFEPRCDFATAACRTTPQALEPVADTRAVACMKWREAVAPETPVGRPKRRAGVAARPERLLAVADLDLSYRKPGFFDRFFGRTSPSVVRDIDLELRAGEVVALVGESGSGKSTIARAISGRLPPRAGLISLAGGLLAPALKSRSVEQLRQIQYIFQNPDASLNPRRRIRAILERPLDHFGIKADEKTLVDVLENVGLHAGYLDRFPEQLSGGERQRIAIARALLVNPKLLICDEILSALDVSVQARIVELLRSLKEKHAVAMLFISHDLAVVQEFADRVAVLYRGELMQLADTATLLSEPLHPYTEMLLEAAPGLRKDHFISHPPAAPTSKAVPGVGCPLAGRCPRQLGNVCAETRPPVQATDNGFIRCHLTTRDLATRASPANRSDHSRQSRSVS comes from the coding sequence ATGCAAAAACTCATCGAAGTCCGGAACCTGAACATCGCCTATGGCAGCCCCGCCCGCTGGACCAATGTCGTGCAGGGCGTCTCCTTCGAGATCGCGCGCGGCGAGGCCTTCGGGCTCGTCGGGGAATCCGGCTGCGGCAAGTCCACCGTCGCCTATCGCCTGCTCGGCTACGGCACGATCAACAGCCTGGTGCAGACCGGCGAGGTGCTGTTCGACGGCATAGACCTGCTGAAGCTCGACGCGAAATCACTCGGGCGGCTACGCGGCAACCGCATCGCACTTGTGCCACAGAACCCGACGACCTCGCTCAGTCCCGGCATGCGGGTCGGTTCTCAGATCCGCGAGATGATCGCCACGCACAAGGCCTTGCCGGCCGGCATGACCATGCAGGCCCGCATCGCCGAGCTTTTTGCGCTGGTCGGCCTACCGGATGTCGGCCATCGCTATCCGCACGAGCTCTCCGGCGGCCAGCAGCAGCGCGTGACGATCGCCATGGCGGTCGCCTGCAATCCGGACCTGCTGGTGCTGGACGAGCCGACGACCGGCCTCGACGTCACCACGCAACGCCAGATCATACAGCTTCTCGGCGATCTCAGAAGCCGCATCGGCATGGCAATGCTCTACGTGACGCACGACCTCGCGCTGCTCGCCCAGATCGCCGACCGGGTGGGCGTCATGTATGCCGGCCAGCTCGTCGAAGTCGCGCCCTGCGATCAATTGCTGGCAGCACCGGCGCACCCCTATTCGCGCGGACTCATCGCCTCGATCCCGACCGTCGACGGTACGGAGCGGCAGGCGCGTGGTCTGCGCGGCATGTTGCGCCGTGACCAGATGTCGACCGGCTGCAAGTTCGAGCCGCGCTGCGATTTCGCGACCGCCGCCTGTCGCACCACGCCGCAGGCGCTGGAGCCGGTCGCTGACACCCGCGCCGTCGCCTGCATGAAATGGCGGGAGGCGGTGGCGCCTGAGACGCCAGTCGGCAGGCCGAAACGCCGTGCCGGTGTCGCGGCACGGCCCGAGCGCCTGCTCGCGGTCGCCGACCTCGATCTCAGCTACCGGAAACCCGGCTTTTTCGACAGGTTCTTTGGCCGCACAAGCCCTTCCGTGGTGCGCGATATCGATCTGGAACTGCGCGCCGGCGAGGTTGTGGCACTCGTGGGCGAATCCGGCAGCGGCAAGTCGACCATTGCCCGCGCCATCAGCGGCCGCCTGCCGCCGCGCGCGGGGCTGATCAGCCTTGCCGGCGGCCTGCTCGCGCCGGCACTGAAAAGTCGCTCGGTCGAGCAGTTGCGGCAGATCCAGTACATCTTCCAGAACCCCGACGCCTCGCTCAACCCCCGCCGCCGTATCCGGGCGATCCTCGAACGCCCGCTCGACCATTTCGGCATCAAGGCGGATGAGAAGACGCTTGTCGATGTGCTGGAAAATGTCGGCCTGCATGCCGGCTATCTCGACCGGTTCCCCGAACAGCTTTCCGGCGGCGAGCGGCAGCGCATCGCCATCGCCCGCGCGCTTCTGGTCAATCCAAAACTCCTGATCTGCGACGAGATCCTCTCCGCGCTTGACGTCTCGGTGCAGGCGCGCATTGTCGAGTTGCTGCGCTCCCTCAAGGAGAAACACGCCGTCGCCATGCTGTTCATCTCGCACGACCTCGCCGTCGTGCAGGAATTCGCCGACCGGGTCGCGGTGCTCTATCGCGGCGAACTCATGCAGCTCGCCGACACCGCAACGCTGCTTTCCGAGCCCCTGCATCCCTATACGGAAATGCTGCTGGAAGCCGCCCCGGGCCTTCGAAAAGACCATTTCATCTCCCACCCGCCCGCTGCTCCGACCTCGAAAGCGGTGCCCGGCGTTGGCTGTCCACTTGCCGGCCGTTGTCCCCGCCAGCTTGGCAACGTCTGCGCCGAAACCCGGCCGCCCGTCCAAGCAACGGACAACGGGTTCATCCGCTGCCATCTGACCACGCGCGACTTGGCAACCCGTGCTTCTCCGGCAAATCGCAGTGACCACTCGAGACAGAGCAGGTCAGTCTCCTGA
- a CDS encoding adenylate/guanylate cyclase domain-containing protein, translating to MDDPNVHRRLTAILAADVVTYTRLMARDEAGTHASWKSHRRELIDPKISEYEGRIVKDTGDGFLAEFPSVVNAVTCAATVQCGMLERNAGVQPPSRIELRMGINLGDVIAEGDDIFGDGVNVAVRLEKLAAPGGIAVSAAVRDNVGNRLDLQFEDMGEHTLKNIDRPVRAYGISLGFPPAARTIGSGADTQEPWEIEKPSIAVLPFNNISGDPEQEYFSDGITEDLITDLTKISGLFVVARNTVYTYKGKPVKTQQVSQDLSVGYILEGSVRKAGSRVRITAQLVEGKGGGHLWADRYDRDLTDIFALQDEITHTIVDHLKVKLLPEEKKVIGRVPTENFKAYAYYLRGRQFLHWHSKSHYVLAKRMFEMAVELDPLYARAYAGIADCDSFLFLHYNADVSVDGILATSAKALDLESGLAEAHASLGLALSLRERHSEAMAEFDQAINLDPNLFEANYFYARACFAQGKLDEAARHFQRAAEIKPDDYQSLIVLVNVLRSLGREDEMKVAAREGVARAERELALRPENSRAAYLGAVGLAALGELDRAKEWAGRALAIDPDDRLAKYNVACFYSLEGEADRAVDLLLELLPGATHETKRWIRYDSDLDAVRSHPRFPKVLELLG from the coding sequence ATGGACGATCCGAACGTGCACAGACGTTTGACGGCCATTCTCGCCGCGGACGTAGTGACTTATACCCGCCTCATGGCCCGGGATGAGGCAGGTACTCACGCGTCATGGAAATCGCACCGCAGGGAACTTATTGATCCCAAGATTTCCGAGTACGAGGGGCGCATCGTGAAGGACACCGGCGACGGATTCCTAGCGGAATTTCCAAGCGTCGTGAATGCGGTCACCTGTGCTGCCACGGTCCAGTGCGGTATGCTTGAGCGGAATGCAGGTGTGCAGCCACCTAGCCGGATCGAGCTCCGCATGGGCATCAACCTCGGGGACGTGATAGCAGAGGGCGACGACATCTTTGGCGACGGCGTCAACGTCGCCGTACGGCTCGAAAAACTTGCAGCGCCGGGGGGGATCGCGGTCTCTGCAGCGGTCCGGGATAACGTCGGCAATCGTCTCGATCTTCAATTTGAGGACATGGGTGAGCACACGCTCAAGAACATCGATAGGCCGGTGCGCGCTTACGGCATTTCCCTGGGCTTTCCTCCGGCCGCCAGGACGATCGGATCGGGTGCAGACACCCAAGAGCCCTGGGAGATCGAAAAGCCCTCTATCGCGGTCCTGCCCTTCAACAATATAAGCGGTGACCCCGAGCAAGAATATTTCAGCGATGGGATCACAGAAGACCTTATTACCGACCTGACGAAAATCTCCGGCCTGTTCGTCGTAGCGCGCAATACAGTATATACCTACAAGGGCAAGCCGGTTAAGACGCAGCAGGTGAGCCAAGATCTGAGCGTTGGCTATATTCTCGAAGGAAGCGTCCGCAAGGCCGGATCGCGTGTTCGCATCACGGCGCAGCTCGTCGAGGGTAAGGGCGGCGGTCATCTCTGGGCGGATCGCTACGACCGGGATCTGACTGATATCTTCGCCTTACAAGACGAGATCACCCATACCATTGTGGACCACTTGAAGGTCAAGCTGCTGCCAGAAGAGAAGAAAGTTATCGGCCGGGTGCCGACCGAGAACTTCAAGGCCTACGCGTACTACCTTAGAGGACGGCAATTCCTGCACTGGCATTCCAAGTCCCATTACGTCTTGGCGAAGCGCATGTTCGAGATGGCGGTTGAACTCGACCCGCTTTACGCGCGGGCGTATGCGGGCATTGCTGACTGCGACTCCTTTCTCTTCCTTCACTACAATGCTGATGTGTCGGTCGACGGTATTCTGGCGACTAGTGCCAAGGCCTTAGATCTTGAGAGCGGCCTCGCAGAAGCGCATGCTTCACTCGGCCTGGCGCTTTCGCTTCGCGAGCGGCATTCGGAAGCAATGGCGGAGTTCGATCAGGCAATCAACCTCGATCCAAATCTGTTTGAAGCCAATTACTTCTACGCCCGAGCCTGCTTTGCCCAGGGAAAACTGGACGAAGCGGCCAGACATTTCCAACGCGCCGCAGAGATCAAGCCCGACGACTACCAGTCCTTGATTGTGCTCGTTAACGTTCTCCGGTCGCTCGGGCGCGAGGATGAAATGAAAGTGGCGGCGCGGGAAGGTGTCGCGCGCGCCGAGCGTGAACTCGCGTTGCGTCCGGAAAACTCGAGAGCCGCCTACCTGGGCGCGGTGGGTCTCGCAGCACTTGGTGAGCTTGATCGTGCCAAAGAATGGGCAGGCCGCGCGCTGGCTATTGATCCGGACGACCGTCTAGCAAAATACAATGTGGCTTGCTTTTACTCGCTCGAGGGCGAAGCTGATCGAGCGGTCGACCTGCTACTAGAGCTCCTTCCAGGCGCCACCCATGAAACAAAGAGGTGGATCAGATATGACTCGGATCTCGATGCGGTCCGTAGCCATCCGCGCTTCCCGAAGGTGCTTGAGCTTCTCGGTTGA
- a CDS encoding CsbD family protein — translation MGSAKDKVAGKANELAGKAKKAAGDATDNNSLRAKGAAQEVKGGAQQAKGKLKDAVKNAVDKT, via the coding sequence ATGGGCAGTGCAAAGGACAAAGTGGCCGGCAAGGCCAATGAGCTCGCTGGTAAGGCCAAGAAGGCCGCAGGCGACGCAACCGACAACAACTCGCTCCGCGCCAAGGGCGCGGCGCAAGAGGTAAAGGGCGGTGCCCAGCAAGCCAAGGGAAAGCTAAAGGACGCAGTTAAAAACGCTGTCGACAAGACTTAA
- a CDS encoding dimethylsulfonioproprionate lyase family protein — protein MTVSALTTFLDCFAAALDRDPKPVPGSHATRLRRIARQLPPIKDTPAGRVPIQAVCEAELASHAVQSPLAGALAGLLPSLHITRSSNYLANPPSSDFGENYGYGVICGPGDGPPALIQDPEIAFGLMFLGPKTHYPLHHHPADEIYYTVTGPSFWRAGTANWTSYGTDAIIHHPPWLPHATLSAERPLVLLYIWHGDLVTDAAFIADTMTADAARSSVGLDAT, from the coding sequence ATGACTGTTTCCGCCCTGACGACATTTCTCGACTGCTTCGCCGCTGCGCTCGATCGCGATCCGAAGCCTGTGCCCGGGTCTCATGCCACCCGGCTGCGCCGGATTGCGAGGCAATTACCGCCAATTAAAGACACTCCGGCGGGCCGCGTGCCGATCCAGGCGGTCTGCGAAGCCGAGCTGGCGTCCCATGCCGTGCAGTCGCCTCTTGCCGGAGCGCTCGCCGGGCTCCTACCCTCGCTTCACATCACCCGCAGCAGCAACTATCTCGCCAACCCGCCGAGCAGCGATTTCGGCGAAAACTACGGCTACGGCGTCATCTGCGGTCCCGGCGATGGGCCGCCGGCGCTGATCCAAGACCCCGAGATAGCTTTTGGCCTGATGTTCCTGGGGCCGAAGACCCACTATCCCCTCCACCACCACCCAGCCGACGAGATCTACTACACTGTCACCGGCCCCTCATTCTGGCGCGCCGGCACGGCGAACTGGACCAGCTATGGCACCGATGCGATCATCCATCATCCGCCGTGGCTACCCCATGCGACGCTTTCGGCGGAGCGGCCTCTTGTGCTTCTCTACATATGGCACGGCGACCTCGTCACAGATGCCGCCTTCATTGCCGATACCATGACGGCGGATGCCGCCCGTTCTTCAGTGGGGCTCGATGCAACATGA